The Microcystis aeruginosa NIES-843 sequence CCCAACCCCACAGCCATTATCGCGTTGGTGTACCCCATCCCGGTTTTTATCAGGAAATCTTTAACAGCGATGCGGGTAAATATGGCGGTAGTAATATGGGCAACCTCGGCGGTAAATGGTCGGAGGAATGGTCCTATCATAGCCGTCCCTACTCGATTGATCTCTGTTTACCACCTTTAGGGGTTTTAGTTCTCAAAATCAGTCCTAATGCTTCTGGGGAATAGGTAGGGTTTTTTCAGTGATCAGTAAACAGTAATCAGTGAACTGAAAACTAACATCTGATAACTGATAACTGAGCTGCCATTACTGAGTAACGCACAGAAAACGGGTTTCTCCGAGAAACCCGTTTTCTACTCATGTAATAGGCAAAAGGATCAATAGATAATCAGTCTTTAATAACAGAATTTAGTCTGAACAGGTACAGACAAGAAAGTGCAGAAAGTGGGCATTTTCCTCCGTCGATCATCGAACCCATAAACAAGCAAAAGTGTCTGTATATTTAGTCACTAAATAAGATAGATTTGCTCTGGATGCGGCCCGGGGAAAAGCCGGTCAAAAACTAACCCATCAGGATCACCGTGTCGATGACGTGGATCACGCCATTATCTGCCTCGATATTACCCGCGACCACCGTGGCATTTTTCACCTCAAAACCTTCGCTACAATCGACGGGAATCGGTGAACCCTCTAGAGAAGTCACTACAGCCAATTTTGCCAAATCTTCCTGCATATATTTGCCCGCAACGACGTGATAGGTGAGAATTCGGGTTAATTGGGGGATATTCTGCACTAGGGTTGTAATCGTCCCGGGGGGCAATTTGGCAAAAGCTTCATCGGTGGGGGCAAAAACCGTGAACGGGCCAGGACTTTTTAGGGCATCCACAAGATTAGCGGCTTGTACCGCCGTCACTAGAGTTTTAAAATTATCGGCACTGACCGCAATATCGACAATATCTGCCATAAACTTGACTCGATCCTGAAAAAAATCATCTATTTCAGATTTTAAACTTAATCTTGTCCCAAAGATCGTTCTAGGGAAGTAATGTGGGGTGTGGGGTGTAGGGTGTGGGGTGTAGGGTGTAGGGTGTGGGGAGTTTTCTCAGTGAACTGATAACTGATAACTGATAACTGATAACTGATAACTGATAACTGATAACTGATAACTGACTTCTAACCCCATGTTGGACAAAGATAAGCAAAAATTATTTATTGACTCCAAAAACTTGAGAATATTTAAATTAACATTCCGCAATATTTACAAATTCTTAAGAATTAATTGAGAAAGATTTTTATTTAACAACGATGTTATCATGGTTACAGCGATTTTGCTGAATTTCATGATGGGTTATTCTGTGCTTTTTTGGGTAGCAATGGTTGAAACCCTTGCCACACCTACAGGGTGATCCTAATTAAGACGGGTAAATCAGTCAATTTCACGGGCAACGATGATCTTTTTTTTGTGTAGTTTTATTGCAAAGAAAAAGTTTTTTTGACAAAAAGCACAAAGTATGATATGTCTGCCAAGGTATTTCTGGCTGCGAGTAATTATTGCAGAGTTAGGTCAAAATCAGGGGATTTGCTGTTTCCAAGTCAAGAAATACAGAAAAGCAGCAATTCGATCGAGAAACCGATAAAAACAGCCTAGACTAGAAAAAGAATCCTCTATCCTGACAGCTATCCTGTGGAGATTACTTTTTTAGGAACCAGTTCTGGGGTTCCCACTCGTTCCCGTAATGTCTCTAGTATCGCCCTTCGTTTGCCGCAACGGGCGGAAATATGGCTGTTTGACTGTGGAGAAGGAACTCAACACCAGTTACTGCGTAGCGACCTGAAAAGTTCCCAAATCCGACGCATTTTTATCACCCATATGCACGGGGATCATATCTTTGGTTTAATGGGATTGTTAGCCAGTATCGGATTAGCCGGTTCTGCTCAGGATATTGACATCTACGGACCCCCCGGACTAGGGGACTATCTGCGTGCTTGTGCTAAGTATTCCTATACTAATTTAGCCAATCGGGTGCGTGTCCATGCCATTTCCCCTGGCATACTCTACGAAGATGAAGAATTTACCGTCTCCTGTCAGCTATTAAAACATCGTATTCCCGCCCACGGTTATCGCATCGCCGAAAAAGACCGTCCTGGACGTTTTGATGTGGAAAAAGCCAACGCTTTAGGTATTCCCCCCGGACCAATTTACGGCAAGCTGAAAAAAGGGGAAACTGTCACCCTTCCCGATGGCAGCAAAATTCGCGGTCAGTCCCTCTGCGGAGAAACGGAAATCGGCCGTAAAATTGCCTATTGTACCGATACTATTTTCTGTGAAGGTTCGATCGAATTGGCACAGAATGCAGATGTGCTAATTCATGAGGCGACTTTTGCACACCAAGATGCCGGGTTAGCCTTTGAAAGTGTTCACTCCACTTCGACGATGGCAGCCCAAGTGGCCTTGGCAGCCCAGGTAAAATTGTTATTAATGACCCATTTTAGTCCCCGTTATCTACCGGGTAATTCTCTGGATATTTCCAATCTGTTAGAGGAAGCGCGGGCGATTTTTCCTAACACTAAATTAGCCTACGATTTCCTCACCTACGAAGTCCCCCGCAACCGTCAAGAAATGGCCTTAGGAGTTAAATAATTATGCCAGCAGCAGTAGAAGAAAAAAGCATGGTTCCCACGGTTTTAGTGGGTATTGGTGGCACGGGTAACGAAATTTTATCGCGATTGCGTCGCTTAATCGAGGAAAGTTATGGCAGTTTGAGCAATTTTCCGATTGTCAGTTTTTTGGTGGTTGACACGGATAAGGATTATAAAATCAGTAATCCTGAAGCTGCCGGCAGTGCTTTTAAAGATAACGAGAAACACTGGTCCCGGGTGAGTGGAAAACAGGTACAGGAGATGGTATCTGACATGGATAGATATCCCTGGATTAATAGTTGGTTTCCCCCGGAATTAGAGAGAAATATTACTTCCCTGGAAGCGGGAGCGGGACAAATTCGCGCCTGTGGCCGTTTTGCTTTATTTTGTAATTATCATGAGATCCAAAGGAAATTTCTGGACGCGGTGAGACGGGTAAAAGGACAAGAAAACTTTATGCTTGATCGCTATGGAATTAAAGTTAATAATACTGCTATTAATGTCTTTACTACGGGGTCTTTAAACGGTGGTACGGGTAGCGGAATGTTAATCGATATAGGCTACTGTATCCGTAATTGGTTGCGAGGGGAAAGTAGTCCTTTGAGTACGGCAATTGTTCCCACTCCTGAAGCATTTGCGGGGATTAGTGTCGGCGATCGAGTTTTGGCTAATGGTTACGCTGCCTTGATGGAATTAAATTACTTTTCTGACTACAGAACCGAATATCATCAACAGTTTAGCAGCGGTTTAGTCGATGAAGTTGTTAGTAAATTACCCCCCTTTGATTTTACCTATTTAGTGGGGACAAAAAACGGCGAAGGTGATTTTAAACTCGGTCAAATTCGGGAAATGATCGCCCAAAATATCTTCCTAGATATGACCTCTGATTTTGCACCCCATAAGCGTTCCATTAGAGATAATATTAAGGGTTCTTGGGCGCAAGCTGACCCTGGGGGTCGCGGTTATCCTAAGCAATTTATGAGTTTTGGGCTATCAACTATTGAAATTCCTATTGCCCAAATTCGGGCCTCTTTATCGGAACGTTTAGCCAAAGATTTAATTAATTGGTGGCTGAATGATTCCGTGATTTTACCCGCTCAAATGTTGGACTTAGTAAGAGGTGATATCCTCAAAAGAATGCGCTTGAGCGAAGTGGAATTAATTATGGATTTATGTGCCGACAAGGATCGCTCTTTAATTGCCATAATCTCCCAATGGACTAACGAAACTCGTCAGGAAATCAATCAAGATAATTGGCTATCCTGTACCAAACAGGGTGTTAATATTTTAGGTAATGAACAGGGAAAAATCCTGCAATTTATTAATGATTATTTAACGCCAAGAGTCGAGGAATTTAAACGCAATCATTTACTAGAATTAAGTCCCGATGAACGGCTGCACGGCGATTACCTGAAAAAGATTTATAGTAACCGGGATGAAATTATTCAACGGGGTAAAAAGTCCCTAGAAATGGAGTTTTATAATATCCTTGAAGATCGAAACCGTGGAGTAAAATTTGCCGAGAGTTTTATTGTTTCAGTACGACAAATCTTCACCGACATAGCAGAAAAATTCCGTCGCGATCAAGAACAGGTTTGGAGTCAAAACGAAAGTAAACGTCAACGAGAATATGATACAGCCTTAGCAGAAATTAATGATCTGAAAGATAAAATTCATATCTCGAAAAAAGATAAGATGGAAGAATATTGTGAACAAGCTTTAACGGGATTGGAAGGTCATTTAATGGCCAATATTCAACGAAAAACCAGAGGTGCAGGAGTAGAGGTTATTAATCGTTTACTGGAACATCTCAATCAATTAGAAAGCCGTTTTAATCGCTTTCGTCAGAAATTAATTCAAAGTCGCAATCTATTTAATCTCCAAGCTAATCAACAGATCGATAGTGCCGATGCTTTGTTGATTAATGGGATTAAATTATTTGACAGACAAGAATTAAATGGTCTTTATCAAGACTTTATCGAACAATTTGCCTCCGGGATTGTCGGCAGCAAAAATGCCTACGATACAGGTATGGATAACCTTTGTTTACCCCTCTCAGAAGAGATTTTAAAGCAATCTAGCCCCCTCTGGAAAGAAACGCGCCGCGCCGATGAAAATATGCGTTTATTTGACATCACCGAGATTGCCGATATTCGTCAAGGAGATTTTCAACAAGTTATCCTAAATCAAGCTAATCAACTCCTACAAAATGCTCCCGCTAGTAGTCAAATTCAGCAGGAATTAGCAGCTTGTGATCGCTTGTTAAAAATTTATAACAACGATGCCGAGATTATCAATAATCTTCGCATTGCCTACCAAAAATCGCGACCCCTAATTATGCTTAATCCTGCGGTTTTGCGGGGAAAAGATGCTGGTTTTACGCCCCAATTAAATCAAAATGTTGCCCTGATTGGAGGAAGAAATACCAGTAACCCAGCAGCCCAAAAAATTATTCCGAAACTGCGGGAATTTATTGCAAACGAAGACGATATTAAACCCTTGGGAGACGTGGAAAAACATCGTCTTGTCTTCGTGCAGGAAATTGGCGGTTTTTCCCTACGCTGTCTCGAGGGAATGAGAGAGTTGCGGCAATCCTATCAAGACTGGAAAGGAGAATTTATTCTCGCTAAACGCGCTCAACAAATGGGTGAAAATCGCGATTTACCCATCCCCGTGCATATCCAAAAGGAACCTCCTTTCTGGGATGTTTTTCCCGAAGATCCGAGTATTTATCAATTGGTGGTGACTGCCCGGGCTTTAAAAGTGCTTTTTCCAGAAGTCAATCGAGTCACTAATGAGAAAACAATTCGCTATGAAATTAAAACCGCAACGGGATTAAAAAAAGTCGATATCGCCACCAGTTGGGAAGATGCGGTACAGGTGTTAGAAGTAAAAGCTTGTCGCGAAGATAAGGAAAAAATTCAAAGTCAGGTGACAGCTAAGTTACAGGCTGCAGCCACCCCCGAGAAAAAACAAGCTTTGTATCGGACTTTCATTGAATATTTACAACAACGTTCCGAGGAGTTGACAGGAGGAAAAGATAGTACAGAATATAAACGGGAAGATGCAATTATTTTGCAGTTAATCGATAACTATAAGTTGGATAGCGGTGGAGAAATTCCTCTTTCTTCGGTGACGGAAGTGGTTAACCCAGCTTTAATTATCTGCGGTAATTGTGGACACAAAAACCCGCCCTCGTCTAATTTTTGTTCTAAGTGTGGGGCAAAATTAGTTAAGTAGAAATATAGATTTTGGGTTTGATCCCCCCTGCCCCCCTTGATAAGGGAGGTGCCGATAGGCGGGGGGATCTACCTTGATAAGGGGGGTGCCGATAGGCGGGGGGATCTACCTTGATAAGGGGGGTGCCGATAGGCGGGGGGATCCGCCTTGATAAGGGGGGTGCCGATAGGCGGGGGGATCCGCCTTGATAAGGGGGGTGCCGATAGGCGGGGGGATCCGCCTTGATAAGGGGGGAATCTGACAATTTTTAACACCTACCTAATTTAACAGATAATTTGGGGGTGTTAGCTGGACTAACATCCCCCACAATGAAAATTTTCGGGAAAAATTGCCTAATAGCGAAAAAACTGGATTATAATAAGGTCTTTACTCAAGATTTTTGCTAACCGCTAACTGCCATAAAACCCAATCAAGACCCCTGTTTATCGAGAGAAAAACCAATGGTAGCCACTTTAAAAGGACGAGATGTTTTAAGAATAACCGACATGAGTAGCGAAGAAATCAGCGCCCTACTCAATCTATCGGCACAGCTTAAAGCTGGCACTCTTAACCCTAGCTGCAAAAAAGTCTTAGGATTGCTATTTTATAAAGCTTCCACCAGGACCAGGGTTTCCTTTACCGTCGCCATGTACCAGTTAGGGGGACAGGTGATCGATCTTAATCCCAGTGTAACCCAAGTGGGGCGCGGGGAGCCCTTAGCCGATACAGCCCGGGTACTCGATCGCTATCTCGATATTCTCGCGGTTCGCACCTTTAAACAAGAGGATTTAGAAGCTTTTGCCAATTACTCGCGCATCCCGATTATCAACGCTTTAACGGATTTAGAACATCCCTGCCAGATATTAGCCGATTTACAGACTATCCAAGAGACTTTTCAGACTTTACGGGGAATTAACCTCACCTATGTGGGGGATGGTAATAATGTCGCTAATTCTCTCCTCTTGGGGGGCGCTTTGATGGGGTTAAATGTGCGAGTTGCCTCCCCCGCAAACTATCAACCAGATGGGGAAATTGTCGCCAGCGCCAAGGCTATTGGCGAGAAAACTGGTAGTAAAATCTTAATTACCGACGATCCCGTTACCGCAGTAAAAGACTCTCAGGTGGTCTATACTGATGTCTGGGCAAGTATGGGACAAGAAAGCCTCGCTGATGCCCGAATTCCCATTTTTCAGCCCTACCAAGTCAACGAACAGCTAATGAGTCACGCTGACAAAGACGCGATTATTCTCCATTGTTTACCTGCTCACCGGGGCGAAGAAATTACCGACGGGGCGATCGAGGGTGTACAATCAAAAGTCTGGGAACAAGCGGAAAATCGGATGCACGCCCAAAAAGCTTTAATGGTGAGTTTATTGGGATTAATCTAGCTGTAGATGCTCAGTTACCTAAAATAATTATTAAACCCGATCATCAATCATCCTAAGACCTGTCCGACACCAGAAGTTAACGCTAGGATTGATGGTAAGAGCAATAATCAGGGCAGCCTCCACACAAACTATATGTCAGACACCTCCGCAGTTAAAAAATATCTCGCCCATTGGTTTCAATTGGGAAAAAAAGTTATTTGTCCCAAAAACCAAGCTATGCTATTTCCGCTGCCAATTTTCAATGCTGATCGCTATTCGTCGGAGTTTGAAGATTGTTGGCAAAAAATGCTTGATCCTCAAAGTGGCGATTGTTACCTAGAAGGTACTCAACAAACTATCCAAGACTTACTTTCCCCTCAATGGGAATTTCACCCCTG is a genomic window containing:
- a CDS encoding fasciclin domain-containing protein, producing the protein MADIVDIAVSADNFKTLVTAVQAANLVDALKSPGPFTVFAPTDEAFAKLPPGTITTLVQNIPQLTRILTYHVVAGKYMQEDLAKLAVVTSLEGSPIPVDCSEGFEVKNATVVAGNIEADNGVIHVIDTVILMG
- a CDS encoding ribonuclease Z produces the protein MEITFLGTSSGVPTRSRNVSSIALRLPQRAEIWLFDCGEGTQHQLLRSDLKSSQIRRIFITHMHGDHIFGLMGLLASIGLAGSAQDIDIYGPPGLGDYLRACAKYSYTNLANRVRVHAISPGILYEDEEFTVSCQLLKHRIPAHGYRIAEKDRPGRFDVEKANALGIPPGPIYGKLKKGETVTLPDGSKIRGQSLCGETEIGRKIAYCTDTIFCEGSIELAQNADVLIHEATFAHQDAGLAFESVHSTSTMAAQVALAAQVKLLLMTHFSPRYLPGNSLDISNLLEEARAIFPNTKLAYDFLTYEVPRNRQEMALGVK
- a CDS encoding tubulin-like doman-containing protein — encoded protein: MPAAVEEKSMVPTVLVGIGGTGNEILSRLRRLIEESYGSLSNFPIVSFLVVDTDKDYKISNPEAAGSAFKDNEKHWSRVSGKQVQEMVSDMDRYPWINSWFPPELERNITSLEAGAGQIRACGRFALFCNYHEIQRKFLDAVRRVKGQENFMLDRYGIKVNNTAINVFTTGSLNGGTGSGMLIDIGYCIRNWLRGESSPLSTAIVPTPEAFAGISVGDRVLANGYAALMELNYFSDYRTEYHQQFSSGLVDEVVSKLPPFDFTYLVGTKNGEGDFKLGQIREMIAQNIFLDMTSDFAPHKRSIRDNIKGSWAQADPGGRGYPKQFMSFGLSTIEIPIAQIRASLSERLAKDLINWWLNDSVILPAQMLDLVRGDILKRMRLSEVELIMDLCADKDRSLIAIISQWTNETRQEINQDNWLSCTKQGVNILGNEQGKILQFINDYLTPRVEEFKRNHLLELSPDERLHGDYLKKIYSNRDEIIQRGKKSLEMEFYNILEDRNRGVKFAESFIVSVRQIFTDIAEKFRRDQEQVWSQNESKRQREYDTALAEINDLKDKIHISKKDKMEEYCEQALTGLEGHLMANIQRKTRGAGVEVINRLLEHLNQLESRFNRFRQKLIQSRNLFNLQANQQIDSADALLINGIKLFDRQELNGLYQDFIEQFASGIVGSKNAYDTGMDNLCLPLSEEILKQSSPLWKETRRADENMRLFDITEIADIRQGDFQQVILNQANQLLQNAPASSQIQQELAACDRLLKIYNNDAEIINNLRIAYQKSRPLIMLNPAVLRGKDAGFTPQLNQNVALIGGRNTSNPAAQKIIPKLREFIANEDDIKPLGDVEKHRLVFVQEIGGFSLRCLEGMRELRQSYQDWKGEFILAKRAQQMGENRDLPIPVHIQKEPPFWDVFPEDPSIYQLVVTARALKVLFPEVNRVTNEKTIRYEIKTATGLKKVDIATSWEDAVQVLEVKACREDKEKIQSQVTAKLQAAATPEKKQALYRTFIEYLQQRSEELTGGKDSTEYKREDAIILQLIDNYKLDSGGEIPLSSVTEVVNPALIICGNCGHKNPPSSNFCSKCGAKLVK
- the argF gene encoding ornithine carbamoyltransferase encodes the protein MVATLKGRDVLRITDMSSEEISALLNLSAQLKAGTLNPSCKKVLGLLFYKASTRTRVSFTVAMYQLGGQVIDLNPSVTQVGRGEPLADTARVLDRYLDILAVRTFKQEDLEAFANYSRIPIINALTDLEHPCQILADLQTIQETFQTLRGINLTYVGDGNNVANSLLLGGALMGLNVRVASPANYQPDGEIVASAKAIGEKTGSKILITDDPVTAVKDSQVVYTDVWASMGQESLADARIPIFQPYQVNEQLMSHADKDAIILHCLPAHRGEEITDGAIEGVQSKVWEQAENRMHAQKALMVSLLGLI